In Mycoplasma sp. Mirounga ES2805-ORL, a single window of DNA contains:
- the rpsB gene encoding 30S ribosomal protein S2, translated as MTQETKERKEVALDQNEQTSRKTSKSVEAKDASAEAAKKDDKKAIIPKDKILEAGAYFGHKKSMWNPKMKEFLFPQTKKGIHIINSNVTLQRLEYAYNLLLKYVSKNPRLSFIFVGTKKQAKDSIKENAIRTNSYYVSERWLGGTLTNSQTIFKRVKYMSELEQKAENNFDGYTKKEGLMFQKELDKLHNNLEGIRNMKGTPNFMIVADPNDDEIAVKEARKKGVKVIGILDSNANPDLVDFGIPANDDSAKSINLIITVLADAIAVGRGGKAKYAYKDVEDIVFPQFEKPENLKFRRDYSQNKRFSNNRKDFVRKYSSNEDEPKSE; from the coding sequence ATGACACAAGAAACAAAAGAAAGAAAAGAAGTCGCTTTAGATCAAAATGAACAAACTTCTAGAAAAACTTCAAAATCTGTTGAAGCTAAAGACGCATCAGCTGAAGCCGCAAAAAAAGATGATAAAAAAGCTATTATTCCAAAAGATAAGATTTTAGAAGCAGGAGCATATTTTGGCCACAAAAAAAGTATGTGAAACCCTAAAATGAAGGAATTTTTATTTCCTCAAACTAAAAAAGGAATTCACATTATTAACTCGAATGTAACATTACAAAGATTAGAATATGCATACAATTTATTATTGAAATATGTATCAAAAAATCCAAGACTTTCATTTATTTTTGTTGGTACAAAAAAACAAGCTAAAGATTCTATTAAAGAAAATGCCATTAGAACAAATAGTTATTATGTATCAGAAAGATGACTTGGTGGTACATTAACTAATTCACAAACAATTTTTAAACGTGTTAAATACATGTCTGAATTAGAACAAAAAGCAGAAAATAACTTTGATGGTTATACCAAAAAAGAAGGATTAATGTTTCAAAAAGAACTTGATAAATTACACAACAATTTAGAAGGTATCAGAAACATGAAAGGGACACCAAACTTCATGATTGTTGCAGATCCTAACGATGATGAAATCGCTGTTAAAGAAGCACGTAAAAAAGGTGTTAAAGTTATTGGTATTTTAGACTCAAATGCCAACCCCGATTTAGTAGACTTTGGTATTCCTGCTAATGACGATTCAGCTAAAAGTATTAATTTAATTATTACAGTTTTAGCAGATGCCATTGCAGTTGGTAGAGGTGGCAAAGCTAAATATGCTTATAAAGATGTTGAAGATATTGTCTTTCCACAATTTGAAAAACCAGAAAACTTAAAATTTAGAAGAGACTACTCGCAAAACAAAAGATTTAGCAATAATAGAAAAGATTTTGTTAGAAAATATTCATCTAATGAAGATGAACCAAAAAGCGAATAG
- a CDS encoding lipoprotein 17-related variable surface protein, giving the protein MKKSKIVLLLGSLSSVVATPALAISCGNNDEKETKKIEEDLLNQVKIDIKNKKTKTIKEVTEADIVSSGIPDGYKFKFIGMIEDGNDNQTLNISFKLEKIDNGSLTKIKTIKIVGFKKEKPGIDEEELLSQVKIDVENKNTKMAKDIKTKDDLTISNLPNGYEFSLIAINVKTATTIEVEFKLKKTENGSITSNSKTIKIEGFKESQFSEIFNNLSVEYDLTKVGNDLSTILPSQIKLEDLLLKKNTQEFNLETGITKEFQIVKEKTSDWTGKATIKLTLKQGSEFESREFELIGFKKMEMNVEKYLNKINVNLIDSNLKNQTANSIEEDQIKVEGLSNQELQLFDLEKTLVAKDEELTVTVKLTDKVTGENKTSSKEYKISGFAIDWEMIQNSISLDYENKTNTTAYDLDIEKVKVKYNDSELPTTITVKTKEFKTEKNSLSDSSLIEGTRTINIVLTKNGQDSQIFEVQLTGCLRTAKVIIDQVESIKKYYLVQSPSSKEELSKLQDGDELKFDYKDGQIKTNSNVTVFKIDVKPSSNTKLFSKLDKSGANKVTLIKTSDNKYGIKFYLGYHNWDYIIASQTLTTIKPTEFTIVTKEKLTEIAENIKTKFDYKEKDKVSVVNAMKDQITLPNIADQGTNLSINVLEIIKDASKNLLSVKYQVVAKVNEEDILSDEKIAEISGFKQTTLDSEFEGLSVEFNGDKTSKLASEARNTDFIFKKNGENHNIDTSITTSIEITSDKVDDWKGTLELKITLTKGSENEFRIFVVKDFKKKEFNIESYKSKININLVDQSSLTKNASKINENDLSIGLSEEEAKLFTITKTLKADDVNGTLEVIVKLVDNVTGNNNEAIITKTIEGFVTDEAAKYANPELYRASKTGTVFDTSKLTKEQALLIKDYVKNYSILRLNNNENKVRYNQGDKKKYVVEGITTTIAKVGSHGSGTSTTITLPKNKNTEISNRKGIQVVIRNNVLYFEWVCVLKGNKEGGSEIFSQKIFDFS; this is encoded by the coding sequence ATGAAAAAATCAAAAATTGTATTATTGTTAGGTAGTTTATCATCAGTTGTCGCTACCCCAGCACTTGCAATAAGCTGTGGTAATAATGATGAAAAAGAAACTAAAAAAATAGAAGAAGATTTATTAAATCAAGTAAAAATTGATATAAAAAATAAAAAAACAAAAACCATTAAAGAAGTAACTGAAGCAGATATAGTTTCGTCAGGCATTCCTGATGGCTATAAATTCAAGTTTATTGGAATGATTGAGGATGGTAATGACAATCAAACACTAAACATATCATTTAAATTAGAAAAAATTGACAATGGAAGTTTAACAAAAATTAAAACTATAAAAATTGTAGGATTCAAAAAAGAAAAACCAGGAATTGATGAAGAAGAACTTCTTAGCCAAGTAAAAATTGATGTTGAAAATAAAAATACAAAAATGGCTAAAGATATCAAAACAAAAGATGATTTAACTATTAGCAACTTGCCTAATGGATATGAGTTTAGTCTTATCGCCATTAATGTTAAAACAGCAACAACAATCGAAGTAGAATTTAAACTTAAAAAAACTGAAAACGGAAGTATCACTTCTAATAGTAAAACTATCAAAATTGAAGGTTTTAAAGAATCTCAATTTTCGGAAATATTCAATAATTTATCTGTTGAATATGATTTAACTAAAGTTGGCAATGATTTATCTACAATATTGCCTTCGCAAATAAAACTAGAAGATCTTTTATTAAAAAAGAACACACAAGAATTTAATTTAGAAACCGGAATAACCAAAGAATTTCAAATAGTAAAGGAAAAAACAAGTGATTGAACAGGTAAAGCAACTATTAAATTAACCTTAAAACAAGGTTCAGAATTTGAATCTAGAGAATTTGAACTAATTGGTTTTAAGAAAATGGAAATGAATGTTGAAAAGTATTTAAATAAAATTAATGTTAACTTAATTGATTCTAATCTTAAAAATCAAACCGCAAATTCAATTGAAGAAGATCAAATTAAGGTTGAAGGATTATCAAATCAAGAACTTCAATTATTTGATTTAGAAAAAACATTAGTTGCTAAAGATGAAGAATTAACAGTTACTGTTAAATTAACTGATAAAGTCACTGGAGAAAATAAAACGTCATCTAAAGAATATAAAATTTCAGGATTTGCTATAGACTGAGAAATGATTCAAAACAGTATTTCATTAGACTATGAAAATAAAACAAATACAACTGCTTATGACTTAGATATTGAAAAAGTTAAAGTTAAATACAATGATAGTGAATTACCAACTACTATCACAGTGAAAACGAAGGAATTTAAAACCGAAAAAAATAGTCTTTCAGACAGTAGTCTAATTGAAGGAACCAGAACTATTAATATTGTTTTAACAAAAAATGGTCAAGATAGTCAAATATTTGAAGTTCAATTAACAGGTTGTTTAAGAACAGCTAAAGTAATAATTGATCAAGTTGAATCAATTAAAAAATACTACTTAGTTCAATCTCCTAGTTCTAAAGAAGAACTTTCTAAACTTCAAGATGGAGACGAATTAAAATTTGATTACAAAGATGGGCAAATTAAAACTAATTCTAATGTTACTGTGTTTAAAATAGATGTTAAACCAAGTAGTAATACAAAACTATTTTCTAAATTAGACAAAAGCGGAGCTAATAAGGTAACTCTTATTAAGACAAGTGATAATAAATATGGAATTAAATTCTATCTAGGATACCATAATTGAGATTATATTATTGCTAGTCAAACACTTACAACTATTAAACCAACTGAGTTCACAATAGTAACAAAAGAAAAATTAACAGAAATAGCCGAAAACATTAAAACTAAATTTGACTATAAAGAAAAAGATAAAGTGTCAGTAGTAAACGCTATGAAAGACCAAATAACTTTGCCAAACATAGCTGATCAAGGCACAAATTTGAGCATTAATGTTTTAGAAATTATAAAAGACGCATCTAAAAACTTATTGTCAGTAAAATACCAAGTTGTAGCTAAAGTTAATGAAGAAGATATTCTTTCAGATGAAAAAATCGCTGAAATTAGTGGCTTTAAACAAACAACTTTAGATTCAGAATTTGAAGGTCTAAGTGTTGAATTTAACGGAGACAAAACATCAAAATTAGCTTCTGAAGCGAGAAACACAGATTTTATATTTAAAAAGAATGGTGAAAACCACAATATTGATACTTCAATTACAACTTCAATTGAAATTACTTCGGATAAAGTAGATGATTGAAAAGGCACTTTAGAACTTAAGATTACTTTAACTAAGGGATCTGAAAATGAATTTAGAATATTTGTAGTAAAAGATTTTAAAAAGAAAGAATTTAACATTGAGTCATATAAATCTAAAATTAATATAAACCTTGTTGATCAATCATCGCTAACTAAAAACGCATCTAAAATTAATGAAAATGACTTATCTATAGGTCTTTCCGAAGAAGAAGCAAAGTTATTTACAATTACAAAAACACTAAAAGCAGACGATGTTAATGGCACATTAGAAGTAATAGTTAAATTAGTGGATAACGTTACCGGAAATAACAATGAGGCAATAATTACAAAAACAATAGAAGGTTTCGTGACGGATGAAGCTGCTAAATATGCAAACCCGGAATTGTATAGAGCATCTAAGACCGGAACTGTTTTTGACACAAGCAAACTTACAAAAGAACAAGCATTATTAATAAAAGATTACGTTAAAAATTACAGTATTCTTAGACTAAATAATAATGAAAATAAAGTTAGATATAATCAAGGTGATAAAAAGAAATATGTAGTTGAAGGCATAACAACAACTATTGCTAAAGTTGGTTCACATGGTTCAGGTACTTCAACAACAATTACTCTTCCAAAAAATAAAAATACAGAAATAAGTAATCGTAAAGGAATACAAGTTGTAATTAGAAATAACGTCTTATATTTTGAATGAGTTTGTGTTCTTAAAGGGAATAAAGAAGGAGGTAGCGAAATTTTCAGCCAAAAGATATTTGATTTTTCATAA
- a CDS encoding thermonuclease family protein, with protein MNKSKKYLILSGSLLPVLATPIISMSCNNGGSEKEEETKESLFKKIHEQILDKTAKLEKVNKLDSSLPDVNVKGYKLTKEEKSELEKVMRSISEKYLVPKTKNGYSLDKQYYADESIIEGNPSILVNDKILFNLDRMSIDHKFDKDYEFKKSEKLNITRTIEFKIYYKTGQNDWLYLINIPTKKIQLNFNIEMPSIDSINDVLIDYSKAKPIKVDWTKIDPKYYFDAKIIKWSDGDTFEMKIVSVPDENNFYKPIGYEGKVRFLGIDTPEKHVGNVDATKFERQFAFKSSSFGEKNFPVGTVVRIFRRGDLDTYGRITGDIIFKGPKSKDYEYFYSSEIVRKGLTLPYGQMPLIDELKNNGSYVHYAYIEIAKSMLEAQTNKSGFFKYFNTPEGVSRNIYIIKNNSNFDIFYKYNKDIDKTIWKYEDVSYPN; from the coding sequence ATGAATAAAAGTAAGAAATATTTAATACTTTCAGGAAGTTTATTGCCGGTTTTAGCAACACCAATTATTTCAATGTCATGCAATAATGGTGGATCCGAAAAAGAAGAAGAAACAAAAGAATCTCTTTTTAAAAAAATTCATGAACAAATACTAGATAAAACAGCCAAACTTGAAAAAGTTAATAAATTAGACTCAAGTTTACCTGATGTTAATGTTAAGGGATACAAATTAACTAAAGAAGAAAAATCAGAACTTGAAAAAGTAATGAGATCAATTTCAGAAAAATATTTGGTTCCTAAGACTAAAAATGGATATTCACTTGATAAACAATACTATGCTGATGAATCTATTATTGAAGGAAACCCATCGATATTAGTTAATGACAAAATATTGTTTAACCTAGATAGAATGTCAATTGATCATAAATTTGATAAGGATTATGAATTTAAAAAATCTGAAAAACTAAACATAACTAGAACAATTGAATTCAAAATTTATTATAAAACAGGTCAAAATGATTGACTTTACTTGATCAATATACCAACTAAAAAAATTCAATTAAATTTTAATATTGAAATGCCAAGTATTGATTCAATTAATGATGTTTTAATAGATTATTCAAAGGCTAAACCAATAAAAGTTGACTGAACTAAAATTGATCCTAAATACTATTTTGACGCAAAAATAATAAAATGGTCTGATGGAGATACATTTGAAATGAAAATTGTAAGCGTGCCTGACGAAAACAATTTTTATAAACCTATAGGATATGAAGGAAAAGTTAGATTTTTAGGTATTGATACACCAGAAAAGCATGTTGGAAATGTGGATGCAACTAAATTTGAAAGACAATTTGCATTCAAATCATCAAGCTTTGGAGAAAAGAACTTTCCTGTAGGCACTGTTGTTAGAATTTTTCGTAGAGGTGATTTAGATACATACGGAAGAATAACGGGCGATATTATTTTTAAAGGACCCAAATCTAAAGATTATGAATACTTCTATTCATCGGAAATAGTTAGAAAAGGCTTGACATTACCTTATGGCCAAATGCCGTTGATAGATGAATTGAAAAATAACGGATCTTACGTTCACTATGCATATATTGAAATAGCTAAATCAATGCTTGAGGCTCAAACAAATAAAAGTGGTTTCTTTAAGTATTTTAATACACCAGAAGGTGTTAGCAGAAATATATATATAATAAAAAACAACTCTAATTTCGATATTTTTTATAAGTACAATAAAGATATAGATAAAACAATTTGAAAATATGAAGATGTTTCATACCCAAATTAG
- a CDS encoding DegV family protein — protein sequence MKKIGFIIDSFSCETEKSAKEKGFEFFSIDVEIDGKLYEDGRGIDRTKMLEMIRDGKSIKTSLPKLGMMEETIKRMTKEYDEVIYVGISTGLSSSMRIAATLESAYKNFHIFENSLAGDMYLEIIEFIKNKFEEGKTISQIIEETNKIQEQSLIFILPQKINYLIEGGRATGFKKLLLKTFSKLSVLPYVKFYDNKVSNGGIARSSSKAATQIVHKLLNHVELSSASEINDKYDVHFIYGIDEDFNNSVRSTCEKLGIKFASEKLNASSIAVHTGPEAISLSIMPKINKK from the coding sequence ATGAAAAAAATAGGTTTTATAATTGATTCGTTTTCATGCGAAACAGAAAAAAGTGCAAAGGAAAAAGGTTTTGAATTCTTTTCAATTGATGTTGAAATTGATGGAAAACTATATGAAGATGGTAGAGGTATAGACCGTACTAAAATGCTTGAAATGATTAGAGATGGAAAATCAATTAAGACATCACTACCAAAATTAGGAATGATGGAAGAAACAATTAAAAGAATGACAAAGGAATATGATGAAGTTATTTATGTTGGAATAAGTACTGGCTTATCTTCATCAATGAGAATTGCCGCAACACTTGAATCAGCATATAAAAATTTTCATATTTTTGAAAACTCGCTAGCTGGAGATATGTACCTAGAAATAATTGAATTTATAAAAAATAAATTTGAGGAAGGTAAAACAATTTCTCAAATAATTGAAGAAACTAATAAAATTCAAGAGCAATCATTAATATTTATTCTTCCACAAAAAATCAACTATTTAATTGAGGGTGGTAGGGCCACAGGTTTTAAAAAATTACTGTTAAAAACTTTTTCTAAATTAAGTGTACTTCCTTATGTTAAATTTTATGACAATAAAGTAAGTAATGGTGGAATAGCTCGTTCTTCAAGTAAAGCTGCCACACAAATTGTTCATAAACTATTAAATCATGTTGAATTAAGTAGTGCAAGTGAAATTAATGATAAATATGATGTGCATTTCATTTATGGTATTGATGAAGATTTTAATAATTCAGTCCGTTCAACATGTGAAAAATTAGGAATTAAATTTGCTTCTGAAAAACTTAATGCTAGTTCAATAGCAGTCCACACGGGACCAGAAGCTATTTCGTTATCAATAATGCCTAAAATTAATAAAAAATAA
- the tsf gene encoding translation elongation factor Ts, with the protein MSVNKMELIKELRDRTNAGMIDVKKALEANEWNVEKSITWLKSNGKIKAAKKAGRVSAEGLVTIASNDKNAVLVEVNCETDFVARNEKFKLLVDEIAKIILDSNAKNVDDALQVKVNNETLNDLISNSTAQIGEKISLRRFERVTANKGEVLGKFVHVNGQIAAIVTVEGSHEESARNVAMHAAAMKPEFTFVKEVPTSKVEQFKSEFSKPDNFDKKPEKVQQMILQGSLDKKLGEIVLEKQAFMMEESLTIKKYLANANNKLVSAIRYTVGEGLEKKQSDFASEVAEQMKK; encoded by the coding sequence ATGTCTGTTAATAAAATGGAATTAATTAAAGAATTAAGAGATCGTACCAATGCTGGTATGATAGATGTTAAAAAAGCGCTTGAGGCAAATGAATGGAATGTAGAAAAATCAATTACTTGATTAAAAAGTAACGGAAAAATTAAAGCTGCTAAAAAAGCAGGGAGAGTTAGTGCTGAAGGTTTAGTAACAATAGCAAGTAATGACAAAAATGCTGTATTAGTGGAAGTTAACTGTGAAACAGACTTTGTTGCAAGAAATGAAAAATTTAAATTATTAGTTGATGAAATTGCAAAAATTATTTTAGACTCAAACGCTAAAAATGTTGACGATGCATTACAAGTAAAAGTTAATAACGAAACTCTTAATGATTTAATCTCAAACTCAACAGCTCAAATTGGTGAAAAAATATCACTTCGCCGTTTTGAGAGAGTAACAGCTAATAAGGGCGAAGTTTTAGGAAAATTTGTTCATGTTAATGGTCAAATAGCAGCTATTGTTACTGTTGAAGGTTCACATGAAGAATCAGCTAGAAATGTTGCTATGCACGCTGCTGCTATGAAACCAGAATTTACATTTGTTAAAGAAGTTCCAACTTCTAAAGTAGAACAATTTAAATCTGAATTTTCAAAACCTGACAATTTTGATAAAAAACCTGAAAAAGTTCAACAAATGATTTTACAAGGATCGTTAGATAAAAAGTTAGGTGAAATTGTTTTAGAAAAACAAGCGTTTATGATGGAAGAATCATTAACAATCAAAAAATATCTAGCCAATGCAAACAATAAACTAGTTTCTGCAATTCGTTACACAGTTGGTGAAGGTCTAGAGAAAAAACAATCTGACTTTGCAAGTGAAGTAGCAGAGCAAATGAAAAAATAA
- a CDS encoding MHO_4530 family protein, with amino-acid sequence MNYFYFSVLIVSTIILIILLAIFSNKMIIAKKVHTKGFQYFRIDVEKNTIVKLSSNEFSNVLNIDHNTSFSKNHYNDLDSFINFFDDKTSKLIDEYLKNDRSNRILNIYGYLSKNNEKNNPFTKTLKKMNIDINNSLINIKMFPLKLEDNKVLCSIQYEFKRKDFNHPNFKLVLGADNFIRKQKEYEYFTSVLLDIKKSFFTKKINDEGILSILEFLELMEYEGFLYQKNGILQIVIPRKNIKDLIKLEKLLLTKIKNIQKNNISHFAFSNISLISNKAINSIKELDKYNDKCKYLIYNKINYPKNSKFNEWTLDNKNHSESFNDFLELTKMFEDKNEFKEYIKETVHVKNIDSRKKINIQLLKNNITGISNENLEFLKNIYFYEIIYANKWNQFLIDNIDSESTVILKSNTYDLINNKYDLPKSNVKLVFLLNNKDIDFDFDVIQKFNKENQDKNIEIGLYLDKIDNSLASQIHKYKIKYLIIGETITSKIEIDTDLYLNLYNLIKSIDNTNIVIYEKLNSKINNYYLEKLQIKYKIEKI; translated from the coding sequence ATGAATTATTTTTATTTTAGTGTTCTAATAGTGTCAACTATTATTTTAATAATTCTTTTGGCTATTTTTAGCAACAAGATGATAATAGCTAAAAAAGTTCATACAAAAGGATTTCAATATTTTAGAATTGATGTTGAAAAAAATACTATTGTCAAACTTAGCTCAAATGAATTTAGTAACGTTTTAAATATTGATCATAATACTTCATTTAGTAAAAATCACTACAATGACTTAGACTCATTTATTAATTTCTTTGACGACAAGACATCGAAATTAATTGATGAATACTTAAAAAATGATAGAAGTAATAGAATTTTAAATATTTATGGATATCTTTCAAAAAACAATGAAAAAAATAATCCATTTACTAAAACACTAAAAAAAATGAACATAGATATTAATAATTCATTAATAAATATTAAAATGTTTCCTTTAAAGTTGGAAGACAACAAGGTATTATGTTCTATTCAATATGAATTTAAGCGTAAGGATTTTAACCACCCTAATTTTAAATTAGTTTTAGGTGCAGATAATTTCATAAGAAAACAAAAAGAATATGAATACTTTACGTCAGTTTTATTAGACATTAAAAAATCATTTTTTACTAAAAAAATAAATGATGAAGGAATTTTAAGTATTTTGGAATTTTTAGAATTAATGGAATATGAAGGTTTTTTATATCAAAAAAACGGCATTTTGCAAATAGTTATTCCAAGAAAAAATATCAAAGATCTCATAAAACTTGAAAAATTATTGCTAACTAAAATTAAAAATATTCAAAAAAATAATATAAGTCATTTTGCATTCTCAAATATTTCTTTAATTTCGAATAAAGCAATAAATTCAATTAAGGAATTAGATAAGTATAACGACAAATGCAAATATTTAATTTATAATAAAATTAACTATCCTAAAAACTCTAAATTTAATGAATGAACGCTGGATAATAAAAACCATAGTGAAAGTTTTAATGATTTTCTTGAATTGACAAAGATGTTTGAAGATAAAAATGAATTTAAAGAATACATAAAGGAAACAGTCCATGTCAAGAACATAGATAGCAGAAAAAAAATAAATATTCAACTTCTTAAAAATAATATAACTGGGATATCAAATGAAAATTTAGAATTTTTAAAAAATATTTATTTTTATGAAATAATCTATGCAAACAAGTGAAATCAATTTTTAATTGATAACATCGATTCAGAATCTACAGTCATTCTCAAATCTAATACTTATGATCTAATTAACAATAAATATGATTTGCCTAAATCCAATGTAAAATTAGTATTTCTATTAAACAATAAAGATATAGATTTTGACTTTGATGTAATTCAAAAATTCAATAAGGAAAATCAAGACAAAAATATTGAAATAGGATTATATTTAGATAAAATTGATAACTCACTCGCTAGTCAAATTCACAAATACAAAATTAAATACTTAATTATAGGTGAAACGATAACTTCAAAAATCGAAATAGATACAGATTTATATTTAAATTTATATAACTTAATAAAATCAATAGATAATACAAATATAGTTATCTATGAAAAGCTTAATTCAAAAATAAATAATTATTACCTAGAAAAATTACAAATTAAATATAAAATAGAAAAGATTTAA
- a CDS encoding P68 family surface lipoprotein gives MKKNKKFLLMGLASLSGVLPVAISAGCGSNSKEKDKKEEKDEISLLANEKFIDKRFDTKNDKKVELGVTFSKGKSQWNAFEDVIKAYNEYWNSKTAEERAKAGYMEVTIDNIGSGYDGGRKKVTQDLSSKSEDLPNLITNYAPLASEIAINGMLLNFEDENKEYSTSQSLFPKSITASNNNTSNIVNKGTWIIPTLKSTHALAVNAPVLSYILETMEGAGAKINLANYEEIKTNGKTDRTTVVQKWGTAISNDQIQTILGSNYVVDESTFSVGEKIFDFAQKAQKLFTESSKDNTNVTVLGIDDISGLIPTLTFAAIDADDTEMYIQSISTNVNGIKDKKVDYKPFKNTEKKAIKKLQKIYEQIKMTIEKRALKILGDGSYTSNGQKYHEFAMGLGSTAGYYYNFIKDGKTETEFRLKNSSAKVLFGEEAVPFGKSSDGKYFYKSGKHFDQVKVDGAKYDINVKQETIDKLNAITNLPTTNRPSSDSTLLFKISTKKTDIISKLEEFAKKPEASDKFISIGKDAKEEYQLFVLKFTTDGGFEKVTISDSGFLNKNEFFAFNPISKWNENDKKDVYYSQGPSLMGIHANDEEDKATKLFVKWLTSGEKNASLLNNKAPYEYLSEEASYVFPVKGFEKNDYKGDNLYLKLAYNAYKNSMLNDEKYAMYEELADVNSDNFRKVLGQQFKNVYNKITTNQSLKDFKTEIIDGVVQNASDLFK, from the coding sequence ATGAAGAAAAATAAAAAATTTTTATTAATGGGATTGGCGTCTTTATCAGGAGTTTTACCTGTTGCTATTTCAGCTGGTTGCGGAAGCAACAGTAAAGAAAAAGACAAAAAAGAAGAAAAAGATGAAATTAGCTTATTAGCAAATGAAAAATTTATAGATAAAAGATTCGACACAAAAAATGACAAAAAGGTTGAATTAGGAGTTACTTTTTCAAAAGGTAAATCTCAATGAAACGCATTCGAAGATGTTATAAAAGCATACAACGAATATTGAAACTCTAAAACAGCAGAAGAAAGAGCAAAAGCTGGATACATGGAAGTAACAATTGATAACATTGGATCTGGTTATGATGGTGGACGTAAAAAAGTTACACAAGATTTAAGTTCCAAATCAGAAGATTTGCCTAACTTAATTACAAACTATGCACCTCTTGCTAGTGAAATAGCAATCAATGGAATGCTTTTAAACTTTGAAGACGAAAACAAAGAATATTCAACATCACAAAGTTTATTCCCTAAATCAATTACAGCTTCAAACAACAACACATCAAACATTGTTAATAAAGGTACATGAATTATTCCAACTCTAAAAAGTACTCATGCACTTGCCGTAAATGCACCAGTTTTAAGTTACATTTTAGAAACAATGGAAGGTGCTGGAGCAAAAATTAATTTAGCAAACTATGAAGAAATTAAAACAAACGGTAAAACTGACCGTACAACAGTTGTACAAAAATGAGGAACCGCTATATCAAATGATCAAATTCAAACCATTTTAGGTTCTAATTATGTAGTTGATGAATCAACATTCTCAGTTGGTGAAAAAATATTTGATTTTGCTCAAAAAGCACAAAAATTATTTACTGAATCATCAAAGGATAATACAAATGTTACGGTTTTAGGTATAGATGACATTAGTGGCCTAATACCTACACTAACATTTGCGGCTATTGATGCTGATGATACTGAAATGTATATTCAATCAATTTCAACTAATGTTAATGGAATTAAAGATAAAAAAGTTGACTATAAACCATTTAAAAACACAGAAAAAAAAGCTATCAAAAAACTTCAAAAAATATATGAACAAATCAAAATGACTATTGAAAAAAGAGCTTTAAAAATTCTAGGTGATGGTTCTTATACATCAAATGGTCAAAAATACCATGAATTTGCAATGGGATTAGGTTCAACAGCTGGATATTACTATAACTTCATCAAAGATGGAAAAACTGAAACAGAATTTAGACTTAAAAATTCAAGTGCAAAAGTTCTATTCGGAGAAGAAGCGGTACCTTTTGGTAAAAGCAGCGATGGTAAATACTTCTATAAATCAGGAAAACACTTTGATCAAGTTAAAGTTGATGGCGCAAAATATGATATTAATGTTAAACAAGAAACAATAGATAAATTAAATGCCATAACTAATTTACCAACCACAAATAGACCAAGTAGTGACTCAACTTTATTGTTTAAAATATCAACCAAAAAAACTGACATAATTAGTAAATTAGAAGAATTTGCGAAGAAACCAGAAGCATCAGACAAATTCATTTCAATCGGAAAAGATGCTAAAGAAGAATATCAATTATTTGTTCTAAAATTTACTACAGATGGTGGTTTTGAAAAAGTAACAATAAGTGACTCAGGATTTTTAAATAAAAACGAATTCTTTGCCTTTAACCCAATTTCAAAATGAAATGAAAATGATAAAAAGGATGTTTACTACTCACAAGGACCATCATTAATGGGTATTCACGCAAACGATGAAGAAGACAAGGCAACAAAATTATTTGTCAAATGACTAACAAGTGGCGAAAAAAATGCGTCATTATTAAATAACAAAGCACCTTATGAATATTTAAGTGAAGAAGCTAGTTATGTTTTCCCTGTAAAAGGATTTGAAAAAAATGACTATAAGGGAGATAACTTATATCTAAAATTAGCTTACAATGCATATAAAAATTCAATGCTTAATGATGAAAAATACGCAATGTATGAAGAATTAGCTGATGTTAATTCAGATAACTTTAGAAAAGTATTAGGACAACAATTTAAAAACGTTTACAACAAAATAACTACAAATCAATCTCTAAAAGACTTCAAAACAGAAATTATTGACGGTGTAGTTCAAAACGCTTCAGATTTATTTAAATAA